The Pantoea nemavictus genome includes a region encoding these proteins:
- a CDS encoding exoribonuclease II: MFQDNPLLAQLKEKLHAQTPRVEGVVKGTEKGFGFLEVDAQKSYFIPPPQMKKVMHGDRISAVIHTDKDRESAEPETLVEPFLTRFVGRVQKKDDRLSIVPDHPLLKDAIQCRADRSVSHDFQNGDWAVAEMRRHPLKGDRGFYAELTEFIVTADDHLAPWWVTLSRHNLERQAPDVGFGEMIDENLQREDLTALNFVTIDSASTQDMDDALYVEETADGNLSLTIAIADPTAYVPEGSELDKLASKRAFTNYLPGFNIPMLPRELSDNVCSLRPNERRPALACRVTVLKDGSLADDVHFFAAWIESKAKLVYDEVSDWLENSGSWQPENEAIAQQIRLLHQVCLARSEWRQTHALVFKDRPDYRFVLGEKGEVLDIISEPRRIANRIVEESMILANVCAANVLQEKLGFGIYNLHTGFDLANAEQAAGVLAGHGITVDPQAITTLEGFRQLRRELDAQPTQYLDSRIRRFQSFAEVGTEPGPHFGLGLDAYATWTSPIRKFGDMINHRLLKAIVRGDSIARPQDELTTIMSERRRLNRMAERDVGDWLYARFLSPFAGTDRKFSAEVIDVSRGGMRVRLQENGAVAFIPAPFIHAVRDELVCSQESGTVQIKGEVAYRVTDIIDVTIAEVRMETRSVVARPAA; encoded by the coding sequence ATGTTCCAGGATAATCCGCTGCTCGCGCAGCTTAAAGAGAAGCTTCACGCGCAGACTCCGCGCGTCGAAGGTGTTGTTAAAGGTACGGAAAAAGGCTTTGGCTTCCTTGAAGTTGATGCCCAAAAAAGCTACTTCATTCCGCCACCGCAGATGAAGAAAGTGATGCACGGCGACCGTATTTCAGCCGTGATCCACACCGATAAAGACCGCGAGAGTGCCGAGCCGGAAACCCTGGTTGAGCCGTTCCTGACCCGCTTTGTCGGCCGCGTACAAAAGAAGGACGATCGCCTGTCGATTGTACCGGATCATCCGCTGCTTAAAGATGCGATTCAGTGTCGCGCCGATCGTAGCGTGTCCCACGATTTCCAGAACGGCGATTGGGCGGTGGCGGAAATGCGCCGTCATCCGCTGAAGGGCGATCGCGGTTTTTATGCCGAACTGACCGAATTCATTGTCACTGCGGACGATCACCTCGCGCCATGGTGGGTGACGCTGTCGCGTCACAACCTCGAACGTCAGGCACCCGACGTCGGTTTTGGTGAGATGATTGATGAGAATCTGCAGCGTGAAGATCTGACTGCCCTGAACTTCGTCACCATCGACAGCGCCAGCACCCAAGATATGGATGATGCGCTGTACGTGGAAGAGACCGCCGACGGCAATCTTTCGCTGACCATCGCTATCGCCGATCCTACCGCTTACGTGCCGGAAGGCAGTGAGCTGGATAAGCTGGCGTCAAAACGCGCCTTCACCAACTATCTGCCGGGCTTCAACATTCCGATGCTGCCGCGCGAGCTTTCTGACAACGTCTGTTCACTGCGTCCGAACGAGCGTCGTCCGGCGCTGGCGTGCCGCGTAACGGTACTGAAAGATGGCAGCCTGGCTGACGATGTGCACTTCTTCGCCGCGTGGATCGAATCGAAAGCCAAACTGGTTTATGACGAGGTCTCCGATTGGCTGGAAAATAGCGGCAGCTGGCAGCCAGAGAACGAGGCGATTGCCCAGCAGATTCGCCTGCTGCATCAGGTTTGCCTGGCGCGCAGCGAGTGGCGTCAAACCCATGCGCTGGTGTTTAAAGATCGTCCGGACTACCGCTTCGTCCTGGGCGAGAAAGGCGAAGTGCTGGATATCATCTCTGAGCCACGTCGCATCGCTAACCGCATCGTAGAAGAGTCAATGATTCTGGCTAACGTCTGTGCCGCCAACGTGCTGCAGGAGAAGCTGGGCTTCGGTATCTACAACCTGCATACCGGCTTTGATCTGGCGAATGCTGAGCAGGCCGCTGGCGTGCTGGCGGGGCACGGTATCACCGTTGATCCGCAGGCAATTACCACGCTGGAAGGCTTCCGTCAGCTGCGCCGTGAACTCGATGCGCAGCCAACGCAGTATCTTGATAGCCGCATTCGTCGCTTCCAGTCCTTTGCGGAAGTCGGCACCGAACCTGGCCCGCACTTTGGTCTCGGCCTTGACGCCTACGCGACCTGGACTTCGCCAATTCGTAAGTTTGGCGACATGATCAACCATCGTCTGCTGAAAGCGATTGTGCGCGGCGACAGCATCGCCCGTCCGCAGGATGAGCTGACGACGATCATGAGCGAACGTCGTCGTCTGAACCGTATGGCTGAACGCGATGTGGGTGATTGGCTTTACGCACGTTTCCTGTCGCCGTTTGCTGGCACCGACCGCAAATTCAGCGCCGAAGTTATCGACGTGTCGCGTGGCGGTATGCGCGTTCGTTTGCAGGAAAATGGCGCGGTTGCCTTTATCCCTGCACCATTCATCCACGCGGTGCGTGATGAACTGGTGTGCTCGCAGGAGAGCGGCACCGTGCAGATTAAAGGTGAAGTGGCTTACCGCGTTACTGACATCATTGATGTGACCATCGCCGAAGTGCGCATGGAAACACGCAGCGTGGTGGCTCGTCCCGCCGCCTGA
- a CDS encoding carbon starvation CstA family protein gives MNNVKTRLIWLAVALIGAGAFAMLALSRGEHVNAVWLVIASVACYSIAYRFYSLFISKRIFELDDRRLTPAERLSDGLDYVPTNKWVLFGHHFAAIAGAGPLVGPILAAQMGFLPGTIWILVGVMFAGAVQDFLILFISTRRDGRSLGEMARQELGSFAGVVTMLGALGVMIIILSALALVVVKALANSPWGLFTIAATIPIALFMGVYMRFLRPGKIAEVSIIGFVLMMAAIIYGGNVAADPYWGPLFTLKGTELTWVLVIYGFIASSLPVWLLLAPRDYLSTFLKIGVIIGLAIGILFAMPEMKMPAVTKFIDGTGPVFSGALFPFLFITIACGAISGFHALVSSGTTPKLVERESHIRFIGYGAMLMESFVAIMALICASVLDPGVYFAMNSPAALIGTTVESASQAINGWGFVVTPEMLSGIARDVGESTILSRAGGAPTFAVGMAHIITEVFNSRAMMAFWYHFAILFEALFILTAVDAGTRACRFMVQDLVGTVVPSMANNRSWLGNMAGTTVAVAGWGFFVYQGVVDPLGGINTLWPLFGIGNQMLASMALILGTVVLFKMKKQRYAWVTILPTAWLFITSMTAGWQKIFHEKPSIGFLAQANKFRKGIDDGIVIAPAKTVADMQTIVFSNQINAALCAFFMLVAVTMLVAAFFVIRRALNSAVPTTHESEISLRKEVRNV, from the coding sequence ATGAACAACGTCAAAACCAGATTGATCTGGTTAGCGGTGGCGTTAATTGGCGCGGGCGCGTTTGCCATGCTGGCGCTCAGCCGCGGCGAACATGTCAACGCTGTCTGGCTGGTCATTGCCTCCGTCGCCTGCTACAGCATTGCCTACCGCTTCTACAGCCTGTTTATTTCAAAGCGCATCTTTGAACTGGACGATCGTCGACTTACGCCGGCGGAGCGCCTCAGTGACGGTCTCGATTACGTTCCCACCAATAAATGGGTGTTGTTCGGCCACCACTTTGCGGCGATTGCCGGTGCGGGGCCGCTGGTTGGGCCGATTCTCGCGGCACAAATGGGTTTTCTGCCCGGCACCATCTGGATTCTGGTGGGCGTCATGTTTGCCGGCGCGGTGCAGGACTTCCTGATTCTGTTTATCTCTACGCGTCGTGATGGACGTTCACTGGGTGAGATGGCGCGCCAGGAGCTCGGATCCTTCGCCGGTGTGGTTACCATGCTTGGCGCGTTGGGCGTGATGATCATCATCCTCTCCGCACTGGCGCTGGTGGTGGTAAAAGCGTTAGCAAACAGTCCGTGGGGCTTGTTCACTATTGCCGCCACCATTCCCATTGCGCTGTTTATGGGCGTGTATATGCGCTTCCTGCGACCGGGGAAAATTGCGGAAGTGTCGATCATTGGCTTCGTTCTAATGATGGCGGCGATCATTTACGGCGGCAACGTGGCAGCCGACCCTTACTGGGGCCCGCTGTTTACCCTGAAAGGCACGGAGTTGACGTGGGTGCTGGTGATCTACGGTTTTATCGCCTCTTCGCTGCCGGTGTGGTTGCTGCTGGCGCCGCGCGATTATCTCTCTACCTTCCTGAAAATCGGCGTCATCATTGGTCTGGCGATTGGTATTCTGTTTGCCATGCCTGAAATGAAGATGCCCGCCGTCACCAAATTTATTGATGGCACCGGCCCGGTATTCTCCGGCGCACTGTTCCCGTTCCTGTTTATTACCATTGCCTGTGGCGCGATTTCCGGCTTCCACGCGTTGGTCTCGAGCGGAACCACGCCGAAACTGGTGGAGCGCGAAAGTCATATTCGCTTTATCGGCTATGGCGCGATGTTGATGGAGTCGTTCGTGGCGATCATGGCGCTGATTTGCGCCTCGGTGCTCGATCCGGGCGTCTATTTTGCTATGAACTCCCCTGCCGCGCTGATTGGCACCACGGTGGAAAGCGCCTCGCAGGCGATTAACGGCTGGGGCTTTGTGGTGACGCCAGAAATGCTAAGCGGCATCGCGCGCGACGTGGGTGAAAGCACCATTCTGTCACGTGCCGGTGGCGCGCCAACCTTCGCGGTGGGCATGGCGCATATTATTACCGAAGTGTTTAACAGCCGCGCCATGATGGCGTTCTGGTATCACTTCGCCATTCTGTTTGAAGCGCTGTTTATTCTTACTGCGGTTGATGCCGGTACGCGCGCCTGCCGGTTTATGGTGCAGGATCTGGTGGGCACCGTGGTGCCGTCCATGGCCAATAACCGTTCATGGCTGGGCAACATGGCTGGCACCACTGTCGCTGTCGCTGGCTGGGGCTTCTTTGTCTATCAAGGCGTGGTCGATCCGCTCGGCGGCATTAATACGCTGTGGCCGCTGTTTGGCATCGGCAACCAGATGCTGGCGTCAATGGCGTTGATTCTCGGCACCGTGGTGCTGTTCAAGATGAAAAAGCAGCGCTACGCATGGGTAACAATTTTACCCACCGCCTGGCTGTTTATTACCTCAATGACCGCTGGCTGGCAGAAGATCTTCCATGAGAAGCCTTCGATTGGCTTCCTCGCTCAGGCCAATAAATTCCGTAAAGGCATTGATGATGGGATTGTCATTGCCCCAGCGAAAACGGTCGCTGATATGCAAACCATCGTGTTTAGCAATCAAATTAACGCGGCCCTGTGCGCCTTCTTCATGCTGGTGGCGGTCACCATGCTGGTTGCCGCCTTCTTCGTGATTCGTCGGGCACTTAACAGCGCAGTACCGACTACCCATGAATCTGAGATCTCTCTGCGTAAAGAGGTGCGAAATGTCTGA
- a CDS encoding YbdD/YjiX family protein, with translation MSESIFHWRKPRGAWHIQQCLPIACAPAGQTLTRWQRLWQGLQQSFRLMVGVHDYQTYLKHMREHHPDIAPMNERAFHRHCLDARFPSQPGKLGKCPC, from the coding sequence ATGTCTGAGTCCATTTTCCATTGGAGAAAACCGCGCGGCGCGTGGCACATTCAGCAATGCTTACCGATAGCATGCGCCCCGGCTGGGCAAACTCTTACGCGCTGGCAGCGACTGTGGCAGGGTTTGCAGCAGAGCTTTCGCTTAATGGTCGGCGTTCATGACTATCAAACTTATCTGAAGCATATGCGTGAACATCATCCAGACATCGCACCGATGAATGAACGGGCTTTCCACCGACACTGCCTCGATGCGCGTTTTCCCAGCCAGCCAGGCAAACTCGGCAAGTGTCCTTGCTAA
- the pdeR gene encoding cyclic di-GMP phosphodiesterase, whose translation MTDEQGQTLLYTLFGTTSPHWRLTSDSDALHFAEDENANTNMAVPLTPAQASLLRAMTVITSSINLTLSLHGEPVPMHFVGRKVNQSTWAGTSSAWGDTSAVARDLTLGLSFAEQVVSEANSVIVILDQRGNIQRFNRLSEEYTGLKEQEVIGRNVFQLFMTKQEAQASRRNIAGFFSEGSSYEVERWIKTRKGQRLFLFRNKFVHSGSGKNEIFLICSGTDITEERRAQERLRVLANTDTVTGLPNRNAIHQQISLALELANGSQTGVVYLDLDNFKKVNDAYGHMFGDQLLQAVSLAILSCLSKDQTLARLGGDEFVVLAEHTSQAALEAMASRILERLRQPFRIGLIEVYSGCSIGIALAPLHGEDRESLIRNADTAMYHAKENGRGKFCVFANEMNQRVFEYLWLDTNLRKALELDHLVVHYQPKLNADGEVLSAEALVRWNSPERGLVPPGDFISYAEESGLIVPLGRWVMLNVLQQIIKWRSEGIYLRVAVNVSAKQLIDQSIYTDLKHALTEAGLTDCPIDIELTESCLIENEAGALMLMKQFQQLGAQIHLDDFGTGYSSLSQLARIPIDAIKLDQSFVRNINKQPVAQSLVRAIVAVAKALKLQVIAEGIETKAEEKFVMANGVDGRQGYYYAKPMPAEQLGHWLAKHPARV comes from the coding sequence ATGACCGATGAACAAGGGCAAACACTGTTGTACACCTTGTTTGGCACCACCAGCCCTCATTGGCGTTTAACCTCAGATAGTGATGCTTTGCATTTTGCCGAAGATGAGAACGCGAATACCAATATGGCGGTTCCACTTACTCCCGCACAAGCCAGTTTGTTGCGTGCGATGACCGTTATAACCTCCAGTATTAACCTCACGCTGTCGCTGCATGGCGAGCCGGTACCGATGCATTTTGTTGGCCGTAAAGTTAATCAATCCACCTGGGCTGGCACCTCGTCAGCCTGGGGCGATACCTCTGCTGTCGCGCGGGATTTGACGCTCGGTTTATCGTTCGCGGAACAGGTGGTTTCGGAAGCCAATTCCGTGATTGTGATACTCGATCAACGCGGCAATATTCAGCGATTCAATCGTTTAAGCGAAGAGTACACCGGACTTAAAGAGCAGGAAGTGATTGGCCGTAATGTGTTTCAACTGTTTATGACCAAGCAGGAAGCGCAGGCGTCACGGCGTAACATCGCCGGTTTCTTCAGTGAAGGCAGTTCTTACGAGGTTGAGCGCTGGATTAAAACCCGTAAAGGCCAGCGACTGTTTCTGTTTCGTAATAAGTTTGTTCACAGCGGTAGCGGAAAAAATGAAATTTTCCTCATCTGTTCAGGAACGGACATCACCGAAGAGCGCCGGGCGCAGGAACGGCTGCGCGTCTTAGCCAATACCGATACGGTGACGGGGTTGCCTAACCGCAACGCTATTCATCAGCAGATTAGTCTGGCACTGGAGCTGGCAAATGGCAGTCAAACCGGTGTGGTTTACCTCGATTTAGACAATTTTAAGAAGGTCAATGACGCGTACGGCCATATGTTCGGCGATCAGTTGCTGCAAGCAGTGTCTCTGGCGATCCTCAGCTGCCTGAGCAAAGACCAGACGCTGGCGCGCCTCGGCGGCGATGAATTTGTCGTACTGGCGGAACATACCAGCCAGGCGGCGCTGGAGGCGATGGCGTCGCGTATTCTTGAACGTCTGCGCCAGCCCTTCCGCATCGGCCTGATTGAGGTGTATAGCGGCTGCTCGATTGGTATCGCTCTGGCTCCGCTGCACGGCGAAGATCGTGAAAGCTTGATTCGCAACGCGGATACCGCGATGTACCACGCCAAGGAGAACGGTCGCGGCAAGTTCTGCGTATTCGCAAATGAGATGAACCAGCGGGTGTTTGAGTACCTTTGGCTCGACACCAATCTGCGCAAAGCGCTCGAACTCGACCATCTGGTGGTGCATTATCAGCCGAAACTGAATGCCGATGGCGAGGTGCTAAGCGCCGAAGCACTGGTGCGCTGGAATTCACCGGAGCGCGGGTTGGTGCCACCGGGCGACTTCATCTCCTATGCTGAAGAGTCTGGTTTGATTGTGCCATTGGGTCGCTGGGTGATGCTCAATGTGCTGCAGCAGATTATTAAGTGGCGTAGCGAAGGCATCTATCTGCGTGTCGCGGTAAATGTCTCCGCTAAGCAACTGATCGACCAGAGTATTTACACTGATTTGAAACATGCGCTGACCGAAGCTGGCCTGACGGATTGCCCGATCGATATCGAATTAACGGAAAGTTGTTTGATTGAGAATGAAGCTGGCGCGCTGATGCTGATGAAGCAGTTCCAGCAACTGGGTGCGCAAATTCATCTCGATGATTTTGGTACCGGTTACTCCTCGCTTTCCCAGCTGGCGCGCATCCCTATCGATGCCATAAAACTGGACCAGAGCTTTGTGCGTAATATCAATAAGCAACCTGTCGCGCAGTCGCTGGTCCGTGCGATTGTCGCGGTTGCCAAAGCCCTTAAGCTGCAGGTGATTGCCGAGGGCATTGAAACGAAAGCCGAAGAGAAGTTTGTGATGGCCAACGGTGTCGATGGGCGTCAAGGTTATTATTATGCAAAACCAATGCCCGCAGAACAGCTCGGGCATTGGCTGGCTAAGCATCCTGCCCGCGTCTAA
- a CDS encoding crotonase/enoyl-CoA hydratase family protein: protein MTVINQPTCRLFTEVGQTTQLAAYYEEGRRTMWMMLRAQPRPSFNHELIEEIMNLSYSAQRSGLPIDFWVTGSLVPQMFNAGGDLRFFVECIRNNRREALRAYARACVDCIHSAARGFDTGAVTLAMIEGSALGGGFEAALAHHFILAQNSARMGFPEIAFNLFPGMGGYSLVARRSGMKLAEELIMEGESHSAEWYETRGLVDKVFQPGDGYRTTRTFIDTLRPKLNGVRAMLKARQRVLQLSRAELMDITEDWVDYAFTLEPKDIAYMERLVQLQNRHSASLRKAG, encoded by the coding sequence ATGACAGTAATTAACCAACCGACATGCAGACTGTTCACCGAAGTTGGACAAACCACACAGCTCGCCGCCTACTATGAAGAGGGGCGCCGTACTATGTGGATGATGCTGCGTGCGCAACCGCGACCAAGTTTCAACCACGAATTAATTGAGGAGATCATGAATCTGAGCTATTCAGCCCAGCGTTCCGGTCTGCCGATTGACTTCTGGGTGACGGGTTCGTTGGTACCGCAGATGTTTAACGCCGGTGGCGATTTGCGCTTCTTTGTCGAGTGCATTCGTAACAACCGCCGTGAAGCGCTGCGTGCCTATGCGCGCGCCTGTGTGGACTGCATCCACTCCGCAGCACGGGGTTTTGATACGGGTGCGGTAACGCTGGCGATGATTGAGGGCAGTGCGCTCGGCGGTGGCTTTGAGGCGGCGCTGGCGCATCACTTCATTCTGGCGCAGAACAGCGCACGCATGGGTTTCCCGGAGATCGCGTTTAACCTGTTCCCGGGCATGGGCGGCTACTCATTAGTGGCGCGTCGCTCTGGCATGAAGCTGGCCGAAGAGCTGATTATGGAAGGAGAGTCACACAGCGCGGAGTGGTATGAAACGCGTGGTCTGGTCGATAAAGTGTTCCAACCGGGCGATGGCTATCGCACCACGCGGACCTTTATCGATACGTTGCGTCCAAAGCTCAACGGCGTGCGTGCCATGCTGAAGGCGCGTCAGCGCGTGCTGCAGTTATCACGTGCTGAGTTAATGGATATCACGGAGGACTGGGTTGATTATGCCTTCACGCTGGAACCGAAAGACATTGCTTATATGGAACGTCTGGTACAACTGCAGAACCGTCATAGCGCATCCTTGCGCAAAGCCGGCTAA
- the kdgT gene encoding 2-keto-3-deoxygluconate transporter — translation MHIKRAIDKIPGGMMLIPLFLGALCHTFSPGAGKYFGSFTNGLMTGTVPILAVWFFCMGASIKLSATGTVLRKSGTLVLTKIAVAWVVAAIASRVMPENGVEVGMFAGLSTLALVAAMDMTNGGLYASIMQQYGSKEEAGAFVLMSLESGPLMTMVILGTAGIASFEPHVFVGAVLPFIVGFALGNLDPELREFFGKAVHTLIPFFAFALGNTIDLTVIAQTGLLGIMLGVAVIIVTGIPLIIADRLIGGGDGTAGIAASSTAGAAVATPVLIAEMLPQFKPVAPAATALVATSVIVTSVIVPIITAVYSRRVKRSHVAVGQRAAIK, via the coding sequence ATGCATATCAAACGTGCAATCGATAAAATTCCTGGCGGTATGATGCTGATCCCGCTGTTTCTGGGCGCGCTCTGTCATACCTTTTCCCCTGGTGCGGGCAAATACTTCGGTTCGTTTACTAATGGCTTGATGACCGGCACCGTACCAATTCTTGCGGTATGGTTCTTCTGCATGGGCGCATCCATCAAACTCAGCGCAACGGGCACGGTGCTGCGTAAATCGGGCACGCTGGTGCTGACTAAAATCGCTGTAGCCTGGGTGGTTGCGGCCATCGCTTCACGCGTAATGCCAGAGAATGGTGTGGAGGTCGGAATGTTTGCCGGGCTCTCGACGCTGGCATTAGTGGCGGCAATGGACATGACCAACGGCGGTTTGTACGCCTCAATCATGCAGCAATACGGGTCGAAAGAGGAAGCCGGCGCATTTGTCCTGATGTCACTGGAGTCGGGGCCGTTGATGACGATGGTGATTCTTGGAACCGCGGGTATTGCGTCGTTTGAACCGCATGTATTTGTCGGAGCGGTACTGCCGTTTATCGTAGGATTTGCGTTGGGCAATCTCGATCCCGAACTGCGTGAATTCTTCGGCAAAGCGGTACACACCTTAATTCCGTTCTTTGCCTTCGCGTTGGGAAACACCATCGATTTAACCGTCATCGCTCAGACCGGCTTGTTGGGCATCATGTTGGGCGTCGCCGTTATCATTGTCACCGGCATTCCACTGATTATTGCCGACCGTCTGATTGGTGGCGGTGATGGCACCGCAGGCATTGCAGCCTCAAGCACCGCCGGTGCTGCTGTGGCGACTCCGGTCTTAATCGCCGAGATGCTGCCCCAGTTTAAACCGGTCGCACCCGCCGCCACGGCTTTAGTCGCGACGTCGGTGATCGTCACTTCTGTTATCGTGCCAATCATCACCGCTGTTTATTCACGACGCGTTAAGCGTTCTCATGTTGCCGTAGGGCAGCGTGCCGCCATCAAGTAA
- the araD gene encoding L-ribulose-5-phosphate 4-epimerase has protein sequence MLEALKQQVLEANLDLPRYNLVTFTWGNVSAVDREQGLLVIKPSGVKYEQMQRDDMVVVELASGNVVEGKMRPSSDTATHRALYLAWPEIGGIVHTHSRHATIWAQAGREIIALGTTHADDFYGTIPCTRPMKREEIEQEYEWNTGQVIIETFAQRGIQPSAIPAALVNSHGPFAWGKDAHAAVHSAVVLEEVAYMALHTEQLRTELPPISQTLLDLHYLRKHGKNAWYGQN, from the coding sequence ATGCTGGAAGCGTTAAAGCAGCAAGTACTGGAAGCCAATCTTGATCTACCGCGTTACAACCTTGTCACCTTTACCTGGGGCAATGTGAGCGCTGTGGATCGCGAACAAGGCCTGCTGGTAATTAAACCGTCAGGTGTTAAGTATGAACAGATGCAGCGCGACGATATGGTGGTCGTTGAACTAGCCAGCGGTAACGTGGTTGAGGGTAAAATGCGCCCGTCATCAGACACCGCGACGCATCGCGCACTCTATCTCGCCTGGCCAGAGATTGGTGGCATCGTACATACGCATTCACGCCATGCCACCATATGGGCACAGGCTGGACGCGAAATTATCGCCTTGGGCACCACGCACGCCGACGACTTTTACGGCACGATTCCCTGCACACGACCGATGAAGCGTGAAGAGATTGAGCAGGAGTATGAGTGGAATACCGGTCAGGTGATTATTGAAACCTTTGCTCAGCGCGGCATTCAGCCATCCGCCATTCCCGCCGCGCTGGTGAATTCGCATGGACCTTTTGCCTGGGGTAAAGATGCACATGCTGCGGTGCACAGCGCGGTAGTCCTTGAAGAGGTGGCCTATATGGCGCTGCATACGGAACAGCTGCGTACTGAGTTGCCGCCCATCTCGCAAACCTTATTGGACCTGCATTATCTGCGTAAGCACGGAAAGAACGCTTGGTATGGACAAAATTGA
- the osmB gene encoding osmotically-inducible lipoprotein OsmB: protein MTTTMKRFTAVVLATTLVVALSGCSNWSKRDRNTAIGAGAGAIGGSVLTNGSGLGTVGGAAVGGIIGHQISK, encoded by the coding sequence ATGACTACAACAATGAAACGTTTTACGGCTGTCGTATTGGCTACCACTTTAGTTGTCGCGCTGAGCGGCTGTTCAAACTGGTCGAAACGCGACCGCAACACTGCAATTGGTGCGGGTGCGGGTGCCATTGGCGGCTCAGTATTGACCAATGGTAGCGGGCTGGGCACGGTAGGCGGCGCGGCCGTCGGCGGTATCATCGGCCATCAGATTAGCAAGTAA
- the yciH gene encoding stress response translation initiation inhibitor YciH has product MAHDNRLVYSTETGRIAPEEEKVARPKGDGIVRIQRQTSGRKGKGVCLITGVDLDDAALEKLAAELKKKCGCGGAVKEGVIEIQGDKRDLIKTLLEAKGMKVKLAGG; this is encoded by the coding sequence ATGGCTCACGACAATCGACTGGTTTATTCCACTGAAACCGGACGCATCGCGCCAGAAGAAGAAAAAGTCGCCCGTCCTAAAGGTGATGGCATTGTGCGCATTCAGCGTCAGACCAGCGGACGCAAAGGAAAGGGCGTATGCCTGATAACCGGCGTTGACCTTGATGATGCTGCACTGGAAAAACTGGCTGCCGAACTGAAGAAAAAATGTGGCTGCGGCGGGGCAGTGAAAGAGGGCGTGATTGAGATTCAGGGTGACAAGCGCGATCTGATTAAAACGTTGCTGGAAGCCAAAGGTATGAAGGTGAAGCTGGCCGGCGGTTGA
- the pyrF gene encoding orotidine-5'-phosphate decarboxylase, whose protein sequence is MPATTSPILVALDYHDLNSALQFIDRIDPSQCRLKVGKEMFTLFGPSLVKTLQQRGFEVFLDLKFHDIPNTTAHAVAAAADLGVWMVNVHASGGARMMNAAREALLPFGKDAPMLIAVTVLTSMDEDDLKGLGITLSPAQQAERLARLTRDCGLHGVVCSAQEAAHFKQVIGQDFALVTPGIRPAGSDAGDQRRIMTPQQAKFAGVDYMVIGRPITQSADPAATLQQILQSLQEA, encoded by the coding sequence ATGCCTGCAACCACTTCACCAATTCTGGTGGCACTCGACTATCACGATCTCAACAGCGCGCTGCAGTTTATTGACCGCATCGATCCGAGCCAGTGCCGCCTGAAAGTCGGTAAAGAGATGTTCACGCTGTTTGGTCCATCTCTGGTGAAAACATTGCAGCAACGCGGTTTTGAGGTGTTTCTTGACCTCAAGTTTCATGACATCCCGAACACCACTGCGCATGCAGTGGCGGCAGCGGCCGATCTCGGTGTATGGATGGTAAATGTGCATGCCAGCGGCGGGGCTCGCATGATGAATGCAGCGCGTGAAGCGTTGCTGCCTTTTGGTAAAGATGCGCCAATGCTGATTGCGGTTACCGTACTGACCAGCATGGATGAGGACGATCTGAAAGGCTTAGGCATTACGCTGTCTCCAGCGCAGCAGGCTGAACGCCTGGCGCGTTTAACGCGTGATTGCGGTCTGCACGGCGTTGTTTGTTCGGCACAGGAAGCCGCACACTTCAAACAGGTAATCGGCCAGGATTTCGCGCTGGTGACGCCAGGCATTCGGCCGGCAGGCAGCGATGCCGGCGACCAGCGCCGTATTATGACGCCGCAGCAGGCAAAATTCGCCGGCGTAGACTATATGGTAATTGGACGTCCGATCACCCAATCCGCCGATCCTGCCGCTACGCTGCAGCAGATCCTGCAAAGTTTACAGGAGGCATAA